ataaatataaatataaaacttatttcacaactttctttaataattttttcgtaatatactcttttatttatttatggtaaatagtaaattattgactttttaaaattttctttaaattgttatagttgtaatatttttttggtttttataaaatatttaaacttggGATGAAAACACGAGTTTTACATTACCTAAATTATGTTGATACCCAACAAAGATAATCTAAaactaataacaaaaattaatatatatatatatatattgataggAGAAtgaaatataacaaatttaagttacacaatatttataaaataatttgattacggtatattctttttattaatgataataataataacattataaaataaaactaatacaaaagaaataattttctaatacttcatattttatttaacaaataatgTGACAAGAGCATCATGCACATGGTTTATGACTATATACTAATTGCTGCTATTATTTTACTATCTGAATTTGAAGACAAAAGATGGTGATGCAAGAACAACTCATTTCGAGGAATATATTTAAGTAAGCTTATCAAATTCTCCGCTTATGAATAAACACTTGTGGGTTTGATTTCTGATGAGAAATGAATCTGATCAAACATTCGTTTTAACTTTTTTCGTTTGCATGTTTAgatattcatataaaaaaatccaaACAAGCTATAACAACCTAGACAAAAGACAAATTTAGTAAGCCAACTGTCGTACGCAGAAATACACAGAAACCAATATTATTGCAAATCAAGTGTACTTATGCAGTTATGCGTATATGAGTTGTCTAATTAACATTACccttgataaacaaattttagattttgtaattcattgaaattttaaaatagaaagaatTGATGCAGGCTTTTCTTTGTACTAACTGGGGGAGAAAGATACCTTTTTTGAACTTTATCTTTAATGATAGGTTTTATAGCTACTTTAGACTGAAGCAAATGGATTGCTCCTATTGCTTGCAACTTGAGCAAGTTCAGGGTGGTACATTACATTATTGGTGAGATTCCCTAGAGCACTTGTTGAAACAATGATACTGTCATAGCAAAactcagaaaaagaaaaaaagcaaaaCTCAGAGGTCCACACACTACTGACTAGCTGCAAACAACTAGTTTTATTCTCAAAATCATCCAATCCAAATACAAAACAGCATATATTACATCCATGATTAGTCCACCAATAAGTAAAAACAGATCTAGATGAAGTGCAAGTGCACTCAAAGAGCAGCAAACTAGagaattgttaaaaaaaaaacaaaaaaaaaacatttctttttaacCAGGAGTAGCTATTTTACTTTGATCAAAATCCATACATACtcattatttatgtatatatcaTCATTAGTAACTACTACAGCTTCAGAAAAACAAACTCTTCAATGGCAGGCACAGCTCCAATGTTGTCAAGAGCCTGCTTGTTTGGTTCTTCATCAACACCAATAGCCATGATAGCCTTCTTCCTGCGGGATGTCCTTCCCACACTCATAAAGCTCACATTCACATTTTGCTCACCAAGAATGTTTCCGACACGACCAATCATGCCGGGCTGATCCACCTGTCGGCACAGGATCAGATTCCCTTGTAAGCTCACATCCACATCGAAAGACCCCACACATGTCAGGTGAGGGTCACCAAACTTCACTTTTCCATCTATGCTGATATGACCACCCTCTGATATTGCACTTGCAAATTTGGAGTCCACACTTGAGATCTGTACCTGGATCGAATCAACAGGCTGCTCAGGAGATGAATCAACAACCACTCTTTCCTCACTTATGCGAAGCCCTTTCTGCTTTGCTATGAAATCTGCATTCACGAGGTTCACAATGGTGTTTGATATTGGCTCAATGATGCCCTTTGTAACCATGGCTCGCAGAAGTCTAGTGTCCAAGTCATCTGGGCCTCTGGCTGATCGATAAACAACCTTCACAGATTTTATCCCACTTCCTCCAGACACTAACTGCACAGCAAGTCTCCCCAGCTTCTCAGCTAGCACCACATATGGGGCCAATTCTGACAACACCTGACCATCACAAGAACCAAccatgttttgttttgttttgttttggtttgatTGACTGCAATTGCAGTATAGGAAAGGAACAAGAAGAAGATCACATTCAGAATGCTTACCTCAGGAGCAACCATTGGAGCATTGACAGCAGTTGCTGAGAGTTCCCCTTTCAATGCTCCTAACACAGCCTCTGCTATTTCAATAGCAACACCCTCCTGGTGAAGTATAATTGTCAGGAGATGATGTATATATGCTACACAACAGAGCTTAATATATATGCTGGATTTATTGAATACTAGAAAGCAATACTGTGAAGGAAAAACAAACCTGTGCCTCTTTGGTGCTAGCTCCAAGATGAGGGGTAACAGTGACATTCTCGTGCTGCACTAACTTACTGTCTTTGGATGGGGGTTCCTCCGTGAAGACATCAAGAGCTGCCTGCTCCACATGCAATTTTGACAAAGTTTGTAACTTTAGGCACCATTATGTGACAACATTGGAGAGACacattgaaaattgaaaaaaagtaCAAAACTTAAGCATAATAATCCTTTAGAATAATAAAgttattaggttttatttgtCCTTATTTCTAACTAATCAGAATTACAGTTTCTTACCAGAAGTGTGCATAATCTCTTTATTCAAATTACCAAGGTCAGTTTTCAATTTTGATTGGAGAAAGTAAAACACAGTACCTATACATTTGTATCTATCTTTTACTGTTGAATAAGGAAGAAAAaagcaaaaatggaaagaaaaaaaggttgCAGCAAAGAGGTTGACCTGTGCAACGATTCCATTGTCGAGGGCTCTTACTAATGCATCTTCGTCAATAACTCCTCCTCTAGCAACGTTGACGATGCGAACTCCCTTCTTCACCTTGGCAAAAGTGTCGTCATTGAAGATCTTGTTAGTGGTTGCAGTGAGTGGCATGTGGAGGGAGATGAAATCTGCAGTGGCGATAGCCTGATCAAAGGACACAAGTTCCACACCAATAGCACGGGCTCTATCAGCCGGAGCATAAGGGTCATGAGCAATCACGTGCATGCCCAACCCTTTTGCACGCCTCGCCACTTCAGATCCAACTTTTCCAAAACCCATCACTGCTAATGTCTTTCCAACCATTGAAACTCCCACATACTTGCTTCTCTGCCATTTTCCTGCAAAATTCTCCACAAAATCACTCTCAATGGCTATCCATAACATAAAACGTTGTTTTTCTCCATACACAGATATAGAGTACTCAGGTATGTATATAAGCAGATACAACGGTCTCACGTCTTTTCATGTCTCAACCAACACGTCAGGAATGATTTACCACTTCAAAAGTTGAAACATCCATGTCTATTTATGCTCATTAGTCCAACAGATATTTATActgaattaaacatttttaaatattgcaTACATAATTTAAAAGCTGTAAGAAATTCTGcatgtataatttaattaacataaaaatgaaattgaactAAATCGATTAAATTTACATTTCataaaaagttattgaaaatGTAATCATTAACTGTTAAATATGGTATAAACAGATACCAGCCATACGTATACACTTTTGACCAAATTACCAATCAATATAAAATCTCCAGAACACTGAATCATGTGAAGACTGGATATATGCAAATTATCTGATGAATTATGGCGTGCTATAACATATAGATCCGATTACGGCTTCACTTACATACACTATTTTGATCGTGTAGTTAATGAATATATCAAGACTAAACATGTGTATATGAGTGATCtgataaataagtttatatgaGATGAGATGAGAGGATCTAACAGAGGCAacaagaaagaaggaaaaagagatTATATTGTGAAAAATGAGATCTCGGAACAGAGGTTGATGAtggaagaggaaagaagaaaaataccaGCTTTCGTGGAGGCGTCAGCCTGGGCAATGTTGCGGGCCATGGCGGCGAGAAGAGCGATGCCGTGCTCGGCGGCAGCAATAGTGTTGGCCGTGGGCGCGTTCACGACGAGGCAGCCAAACTCAGTGGCAGCTTGCAGATCCACGTTGTCAATGCCCACACCGGCTCTTCCCACCACCTTCAACCTCCCTTTTCCAGCCTCAAAAACTTCCCTCGTCACCTTGGTTCCGCTCCTCACAATCAAAGCGTCGCAGCACGAGATCTTGGTGCAGAGCTCCTCCTGCGAGAGCTCGTACGCGCATTCCACGTGCCCCACACTGCGTAACACCTTGAGCCCCGCCTCTCCAAGTTTCTCGGAGACCAAGATCGTCGGCTTTTCACCCAAGAACCCAACATCCTCGGACTTCGAGCTCCCCACCGAGGTTGCTGTCGGGTCAACTGTTTTCAAAACACTGTTGACCGCCAAAGAGCGTTTGGAGGAGCTAGCATGGGAGAGTTTTCGGTAGATGGGTATGGTGTTGATGAACGACACGTGAGAAAGTTTTGACTTTGATtctgaagaagaggaagaagaaagggtgAAGGATGAGGGGAAGATGGGTTTGGTGCAGGCAGAGGATGCCattgattcttcttcttttttcttttttttttctttttcttttttctactttttctgTTTCTTTGATCTCTGTTCCAATCCTACAAAAGCGTTAATGGGTCTTTATAAAATCATGAATCATGGTGAGGGAGAGGCATTCATTTTTGTTGCCTATATATAAAACCAAGAAAGAAGGAGTGTGCACAAATGGGAGATATTTCTTATGCAAAGGGTTTGGTGGTGAATTTTTCTCACTCTGGATCTTAAAGCAATTTAgtgatttattttttcagaaaaaaaaaataatacttgggGTAGGTGAGTGAGAAGAACTCCATCACCCATCATAAAGAAAATGTCTATTTTCATTTCCTCAAATTAAATagtaaatgaaaaatgattgtCTCAGAACATTTCTactatataaatgaaaaaggttATCTTTCGTTAGAGGTTACCATAATAGTAAAaacaaccaaaagaaaaaacacacatTTTCTCTCTCACATTAGTCAACATGATTATCATGTACATTATTCACTTGATGccttatcaaatatttttaattttagtggCTAACCATATCATTGGTGAAGAGGTTCATTAGTGTGGGCGCAACCAAAATTAGGTCCAGTGAGACACGAATCATTTATCTTCATTGCATTTTTTATTACAACGAACATATTCCTTATAGAATTTAAGAACTTGCCAAACTCTCTTTCATcgcacaaaaataataaaaagcttTAGCAAAAAAGTGCtttaaaaacactttctttttttaattataaagcaCACGTCTTTCTATTTCACTGCTGAGTCAAACGTTCATACTCGATTTTTTTCTTCCCCAGTACCGTTTTTTCCCAACTTGTAAAAGACAATAATCCAGCTTCTCCATGTCCAATGATTTCCCTCCAACCCAAATCTGGACCACATGCTACATTCTCTCTCTATATTTATACATCTACAATgaacaattatttttctaaatactTAGTTACAGAGTCATTTAGTTGAAGTGGAACCTAATTCCAACAGATCATGTTCTTCGTACagttgtttatgttttttttggCGTTCTTCATTATGATTTGTCGGTGAGATTTTTACGTTGTTTACAATTTATgtgtcgttttttttttcacctcaTTTATAGCAGGTTGAATTTTGTGAAGCAGATCTATTATCCACATCACATGAAAGCAACCCCTGATAGCtttcatcaaaatttaaaattggacGCGGAAAAAAAATGGTAGATGGTTAtcgtaatatttttttctcctcttcttATCTTTTCCATCGTGTATACAGCATGTAGCATATTTATATTACATAACGTAGCATTCAGAgacattaaaaaatgaaaaaaaaattattaaaaattgcaTAAAATAATCGGAAAgcgaaagaaagagaagaatgtagtaaaagattgatgaaaaatgaagaaacataTATCGGAAAAAACGAAGCGAAAGtgatttaaaattagaattaaccTATTAAACTTTGAAACGGTATGAATGATATAACAAGATTGACATAGTGAAGGAGTGAAAGGtcccattttaaaaatatttgtaaaaacataataaatgaCAATAATTGTATACGGAGGTTGTTTTGTCGTGTAACGAAAAGGTAGGTTTTTCATTACTCTCACACTACTTTGTTTCACTATAGTCCAAACAAAGCGTTCTCGCATCGTAGCACCACTGACTGTCCCATTTGTTGTGGTAAAACCACTAATTTAATATTTCCTTTTCCGGCAACTTTGAGTTCATCATAGATAGGAACTATTTATAATTTAGgttagataatttttttcttccttgttaccattatatttttctaattttattttactattttgaattgttttactTTGATCTCGTTGTTAACGTCGTATTTTATTCTTATCAACAAGTAAACTTTAAGTTATTAAatgattgaattatttataatatctcGTGTCATTGTTCTAATATCATTATTATCAATTTAACACgataaattattgattttattttaagaaaattaaactaaatattgaTAGCAAATAataggataaaattaaaaaaattaccataATATAGTGAAACCAgagaaaagaatatttaatcTAACTTAATCTTATGATATTCTTATAAAAATCcttaaatgtaaatttaattaattttttgaaagatGAAATGTGAGTTTTAACCTATagtatgaaatttatattttattttcgttttcattgactgttaaatatattagtatACGAAATATACTTATAttcacttaaatatttattaaatagttccttataaaatgaaattaatttaaaaaaatgatatgaaaAAGACACATATGGTCTTATTTTCATGTCAAATAATAGTAAAGAaactttaaatgaaatttaaaacaaaatgttattttaataatttaatattatttttattatttcgtatctaattttaaaaaccaGGTATTATTTTATTCCAtcaatgtaaatatttatactcTATCACAGCTACAAATTTATGCATAGGGACAATATTATAACAAGGTCACATTTTAATCTAGCTTTGAcgtaattataaaattataatgaattttttaattgcATGGCTTTTTGTGATGATATATAATCTTAACATAGGAATCAAAGGGgaaattaataagaaattttaactttggagcacactttgaaaataaAGAGTCTTGGGGAGCATGTCAAAGTAAGAATGGGAGAAAATGTTCTGCCATGCCTTTTTAAGCTCTTTTTAAAGCCAcgacttttaaattataaatatttgaaatcatttatttaaaactagCAAAatcacttaaataaataaaggtttgGAAATTATGTGTAATTGTAAATTACTTGCTAAACTCAACTTTGATCGTACTATATATGTGTTGAGttttaaaaacatagaaaaggaAGAGTACCATAAAAAGAGAATGTTAAAAATGAATGTgtgatatataatataagaaataacACAAAATAGAATGAGTATAACATGAGAAGATCGTTTTTAACACAACTTGTGAAAAATTAtaacacaaaaaattaattaatattaatattaaatattttctgttgcatatagttaattatatattaatagtactatatattaatattatttaatttctacgTGATTTTTGGTGttgtgaaaaatgaaaagaggaaaaagaaaaagagaatagtTCAAGAATATCCTCCAAACAGATTTTAGACTAAATACTATCTCAAGAATTTTGATTGTCCAACATCCTCACGTGATGGATGTAGTCAATCCCACCAAGTGGAATAAAAAGTCTTAGTTGATTTTTCTAACAATAttcacatacatatatatatatatatataaatataaagtagctcaatttaatgatttaatgaaatatgaaatataagttaatttagacttggttgaaaaataaaaatcatatattagaaaaaagaatatttttaaatttttgttttaatttatgagGTTAATGTCAAGTCTTTTTTACTTAACTGTCTTTAAACTTCAAGTACGAGTTAAGATTCTTTATTCACTTCACACTCG
This window of the Vigna angularis cultivar LongXiaoDou No.4 chromosome 7, ASM1680809v1, whole genome shotgun sequence genome carries:
- the LOC108338527 gene encoding D-3-phosphoglycerate dehydrogenase 2, chloroplastic, which gives rise to MASSACTKPIFPSSFTLSSSSSSESKSKLSHVSFINTIPIYRKLSHASSSKRSLAVNSVLKTVDPTATSVGSSKSEDVGFLGEKPTILVSEKLGEAGLKVLRSVGHVECAYELSQEELCTKISCCDALIVRSGTKVTREVFEAGKGRLKVVGRAGVGIDNVDLQAATEFGCLVVNAPTANTIAAAEHGIALLAAMARNIAQADASTKAGKWQRSKYVGVSMVGKTLAVMGFGKVGSEVARRAKGLGMHVIAHDPYAPADRARAIGVELVSFDQAIATADFISLHMPLTATTNKIFNDDTFAKVKKGVRIVNVARGGVIDEDALVRALDNGIVAQAALDVFTEEPPSKDSKLVQHENVTVTPHLGASTKEAQEGVAIEIAEAVLGALKGELSATAVNAPMVAPEVLSELAPYVVLAEKLGRLAVQLVSGGSGIKSVKVVYRSARGPDDLDTRLLRAMVTKGIIEPISNTIVNLVNADFIAKQKGLRISEERVVVDSSPEQPVDSIQVQISSVDSKFASAISEGGHISIDGKVKFGDPHLTCVGSFDVDVSLQGNLILCRQVDQPGMIGRVGNILGEQNVNVSFMSVGRTSRRKKAIMAIGVDEEPNKQALDNIGAVPAIEEFVFLKL